In the Enterococcus saigonensis genome, one interval contains:
- the tyrP gene encoding tyrosine-tyramine antiporter has product MALCATVRSIPTLAAVGWTLIFYSIFAVVFFAGPISMISGELSTMLPEEGGPQLWVKTALGSKWGFVVAWLLWVQMFPGMVMVASTLGPLLGNTFGNVALGNNHWFVLACILVIYWIITILNLKFDMAKVGGNIGVWLGVYIPVVVMFVLGLFAFFKVGLVSNGYLGAFSWSKILPDLQHIETLKYLAGISFIFVGIEMSSVYMPRLKDSTKNYTKGVFIALIGLVLLNVINAMLVANVVPAGKMELANITQPIIIYCEILGLPTIIGNIFSFMVFIGVLLQLSAWVTGPSKTIIQVAREGFLPPKFGFQKENKYGVSKNVVLTQSIVISLFALLYGVMDDVSTVFLTLTNATTIVYCIVYVLIAISVLELRKHHPEMARPYRIGKKGNAFVWVVSIMLLFSIVVVTYATLRTSTLGNALLVAAIAIVMFVIPLVINHFKKNDWKVAVSDNSADHLHHSH; this is encoded by the coding sequence ATGGCATTGTGTGCCACAGTTCGAAGTATTCCAACCTTAGCAGCTGTTGGTTGGACTTTAATTTTCTATTCGATTTTTGCAGTTGTCTTTTTTGCCGGACCAATCTCAATGATTTCTGGTGAACTTTCAACAATGCTTCCAGAAGAAGGTGGCCCGCAATTGTGGGTGAAAACCGCTTTAGGTAGTAAGTGGGGATTTGTTGTAGCTTGGCTATTATGGGTGCAAATGTTCCCTGGTATGGTTATGGTTGCCTCGACATTAGGCCCGCTTTTAGGAAATACATTCGGAAATGTTGCGTTAGGTAACAATCACTGGTTTGTTTTAGCTTGTATTTTAGTTATTTATTGGATTATAACTATCTTGAATTTAAAATTTGATATGGCAAAAGTCGGTGGGAATATCGGTGTCTGGTTAGGTGTTTATATTCCTGTTGTGGTCATGTTTGTTTTAGGTCTATTTGCCTTTTTCAAAGTTGGTTTAGTTTCAAACGGATATTTAGGTGCTTTCTCTTGGTCTAAAATTTTACCAGATTTACAACACATCGAAACATTGAAATATCTAGCTGGGATTAGTTTTATTTTTGTCGGGATTGAAATGAGTTCCGTTTATATGCCTCGTTTGAAAGACTCTACAAAAAATTATACGAAGGGCGTTTTCATTGCATTAATTGGTTTAGTTTTACTTAATGTGATCAATGCAATGTTAGTTGCCAACGTTGTACCTGCTGGTAAAATGGAATTAGCCAATATCACGCAACCAATTATCATTTATTGTGAAATTTTAGGTTTACCAACCATTATTGGAAATATTTTCAGTTTTATGGTCTTTATTGGGGTATTACTACAACTTTCAGCTTGGGTAACTGGTCCTTCTAAAACAATTATTCAAGTTGCAAGAGAAGGTTTTTTACCACCAAAATTTGGTTTCCAAAAAGAAAACAAATACGGCGTTTCTAAAAATGTTGTTTTGACGCAATCAATCGTCATTTCATTATTTGCACTATTGTATGGTGTGATGGATGACGTTAGTACAGTGTTCTTAACGTTAACGAATGCCACAACAATTGTTTATTGTATCGTGTATGTATTGATTGCCATTTCTGTCCTAGAACTACGAAAACACCATCCAGAAATGGCTCGCCCTTATCGAATTGGTAAAAAAGGCAATGCATTTGTTTGGGTAGTCAGCATCATGTTACTGTTTTCTATTGTTGTTGTTACGTATGCGACATTACGAACATCCACTTTAGGCAACGCACTCTTAGTCGCTGCGATTGCAATTGTTATGTTTGTTATTCCTTTGGTCATTAATCATTTTAAGAAAAATGACTGGAAAGTTGCTGTTAGTGACAATTCTGCAGACCACTTGCATCATAGTCATTAA